The Trueperaceae bacterium genome contains the following window.
GCACGCACGCGGGGTCGTCGAGGTCGATGACGTTCACGCCCTGCTCCTTGAGCCACTCGGCGCCCCCCTTGAAGGTGCGCGACTCTCCGACCACCACGGTGCCGATTCCGAACTGCTTGATGAGGCCGCTGCAGTACCAGCACGGCTCGAGCGTGGTGACCATGATCGTGTCCTTGTAGCTCCGTTGCCGGCCGGCGTTGCGGAACGCGTCCGTCTCGCCGTGGCTGCTCGGGTCGCCGTCTTGCACGCGACGGTTGTGGCCGCGCCCCAACAGCGTGCCGTCGGAGCGGAAGAGGGCGGCGCCGATGGGGATGCCCCCCTCCGCCAGCCCCTGCCGGGCCTCCTCGAGCGCGACGCTCAGCATCGCCTGGTGGTCTAACGGCTTGGCCATGGCTGCCTCCCTCGTTCCGCGCCCGCTGGCGACGGCGTCCCCGCCCCGCGCGGCTCGCGCCTGACTCAAGGCTACCCCCCTCGCCCCCTCGCGGGGCGAACCCCCTGCTATACTCCCCGAAAACCAGTTGGGTGCCGGCCACCGGTCGGCAGGAAGGGCGTGAACATGAAGAGGCTCGCGGTCGGGATCCTACTGGCTATTGCGACGTTGTTCGCCTACGCGAACGCCCAGGCGCCCATCAAGGTCTACGCGGTGTACGCCACCCCCATCGAGGAGCCGTGGGACGGGGTCATCCACGCCGCCCTCCTCGACGCCCAGCAGGCCGGGCTCATCACCTACGAGTTCGTCGACGACCTCGGCTACGCCGGCGACCTGGAGCGTGTCCTCGCCGAGGTGGCCGAGGAGAACGCGCCCGCCGTCATCTTCGGCGACGCCTTCGGCAACGAGGAGGCCGTGCGGCGCGTGGCGCGCGACTACCCCGACATCGCCTTCGCGTTCGGCTCGGGCCTCGGGCCGGTCGAGCCTAACTTCGCCGTGTTCGACAACTGGATCCACGAGCCCGCCTACCTGTCCGGCCTCATCGCCGGCACCGTGAGCGAGAGCGGCGTGGTTGGCGTGGTCGGCGGCTACCCCGTCCCCGAGGTCAACCGCATCGTCAACGCCTTCATCGTCGGCGTGAGGGAAGCCAACCCCGACGCCAAGGTGCTCGTCAGCTTCATCAACTCCTGGTTCGACCCGCCCGCCGCCAAGGAAGCGGCGCTCGCGCAACTCGACGCCGGGGCCGACGTCCTCTTCGCGGAACGGTTCGGGGTCATCGAGGCCGCTCAAGAGCGGGGCGCCTACGCCTTCGGCAACATGAGCGACCAGAACTCCCTCGCGCCCGACACGGTCATCACGGGGCCGGTGTGGCACCTCGAACCGCTCGTGCGTTACGTCATCGACCAGGTAAGCAAGGGCTCCTTCACCGCCCAGGACCTCAAGGACTTCACGATGATGGGCAAGGGCGGCGCCAGCCTGGCACCGTTCCACGGGTTCGAGGCCAAGCTGCCGGCGGACCTCGTCGAGCTCGTGAAGACCAAGGAGGCCGAGATCGTCGGCGGGCTGTTCCGCGTGCCCATCAACGAGGAAACGCCCACCACCACGCGGTGACGCGGCCGGCCGGTCGCTGAAGCGGAACGGAACGTGAACAGGTGAGCGCGCCCCCGCCGCTCGTCACCCTCCACGGCGTGACGAAACGGTTCGGCGCGCTCACGGCGCTCTCGGGCGTGGACCTGGAGGTGAGGGAGGGCGAGGTCCTCGCCCTACTAGGCGAGAACGGCGCCGGCAAGACGACCCTCACGAAGGTGCTGTACGGCCTCTACCAACCCGACGAGGGGGAGCTCCGCCTCGCCGGCAACGCCGTGCGCTTCCGCTCCCCCGCCGACGCCATCGCCGGCGGCATCGGCCTCGTGACGCAGCACTTCTCGCTCGTGCCCAGCCTCACCGTCGTGGAGAACGTGGTGCTGGGCCGCGAGGGTGGCGCCGTGCTCGACCGGCGCCGGCTGGAGGCGGAGGTGGTGGCCACCGCCGAGCGCTTCGGGCTCGGCGTCGCGCCGCGGGCCCGGGTGCGCGCAATGTCGGTGGGGGCGC
Protein-coding sequences here:
- a CDS encoding BMP family protein: MKRLAVGILLAIATLFAYANAQAPIKVYAVYATPIEEPWDGVIHAALLDAQQAGLITYEFVDDLGYAGDLERVLAEVAEENAPAVIFGDAFGNEEAVRRVARDYPDIAFAFGSGLGPVEPNFAVFDNWIHEPAYLSGLIAGTVSESGVVGVVGGYPVPEVNRIVNAFIVGVREANPDAKVLVSFINSWFDPPAAKEAALAQLDAGADVLFAERFGVIEAAQERGAYAFGNMSDQNSLAPDTVITGPVWHLEPLVRYVIDQVSKGSFTAQDLKDFTMMGKGGASLAPFHGFEAKLPADLVELVKTKEAEIVGGLFRVPINEETPTTTR
- a CDS encoding nucleoside deaminase, with protein sequence MAKPLDHQAMLSVALEEARQGLAEGGIPIGAALFRSDGTLLGRGHNRRVQDGDPSSHGETDAFRNAGRQRSYKDTIMVTTLEPCWYCSGLIKQFGIGTVVVGESRTFKGGAEWLKEQGVNVIDLDDPACVQLMTEFIAAKPELWNEDIGEE